DNA from Aggregatimonas sangjinii:
GTGAGCTTGTCGAAATCAATAGAGGGGCAAGAAGGCGAATTCTCACCCTTAAGATTTTGGCGGACAAGGAACAGGCTTCTTTGGAGCATTCAAAACTGAATTTTAAGGAGGCTTCGGCCACTGAAATCAAGGAGTATTTGTTGAAAGGGGGCTGTTGGCCGTTTATCAAACAGCGTCCGTATGATATTATCGCCAATCCCGATTTGAATCCCAAAGCCATTTTCGTTTCAGCTTACGCCACAGCGCCTTTGGCAGCCGATATCGATTTTGCATTACAGGGAAAAGAGGCGGAACTACAGGCAGCGCTAACCGCATTGGGCAAATTAACTCCGGGCAAGGTGCACGTTTCCGTGGGTACGAAGAACTCGATCATGTCAGGTTTGGAGGGTATCACGTTACACCGCGTTTCCGGGCCGCATCCTGCAGGTCTCGTAGGTACGCAGATAAACAAAATCGACCCGATCAATAAGGGGGAAACGGTCTGGACGGTATCCCCTCAGGATTTGGTGATTATCGGGGAGTTGCTGCTGACCGGAAAATTCAATGCCGAGCGCGTGGTCGCTTTGGCAGGTTCTTCGGTAAAGGCACCCAAATACTACAAGACAAAAATAGGAACTGAAATCGCAACCTTTCTATATGCCAGTGGTGTGAGCGAAGAGAACTCTCGCGTCATCAATGGCGATGTGCTTACCGGTAGCAAGAGTCGTCAGGACGGTTACCTAGGCTACTATAACAATACGGTAACTGCAATTCCGGAAGGGGACGATTATGAATTTTTCGGGTGGAACAAACCGGTTTTCAATAAAGTATCGAACACGCGGGCCTTGACCTTTTCTTGGTTGATGCCGAAAAAGAAATATGATTTGGATACCAATACCAATGGGGAGCATAGGGCTTTCGTGGTAACGGGACAATACGAAGAGGTTTTTCCATTGGATATTTACCCCATGCAGCTTTTAAAAGCATGTATGGTCAAGGATTTAGATGAAATGGAACAATTGGGACTCTACGAAGTAGCTCCCGAAGATTTTTCTTTGACCGAATTTATTTGCATATCAAAACAGCCCCATCAACAGATTATTCGCGAGGGACTGGATTTATTACTTCAAGAAATAGGATAAGAGATGAGCGACAAAAGAATGACTTTTAAGAAGCGATTGCACATTATCAAGCATCACTACAGGGACAAAAAAATGGCACCGGCATTCAATGCCCTACATACCTTTTTGTACACCCCGAACGAAACGACTCACAACGGATCACATGTTCGTGCGGCCGATGACCTGAAACGAACGATGAATACGGTGATCATGGCATTGATTCCCATTTTGTTATTCTCCATGTTCAATGCAGGATACCAACACTTTTCGGCCATCAATGGTTTTCCGGAAAATTTTTCCGTGATGGAGCATTTCCTGACCTGGGATAACTTTTGGATCGGTATCATCAAGGTGTTACCATTAGTAGTCGTGTCCTATGGTGTGGGTCTTTTGATAGAATTTATTTTTGCGGTGATTAAAGGCCATGAGGTTGAGGAAGGTTACCTCGTTACCGGGATGTTGGTACCTTTGATTGTGCCTGTTGATACGCCCTTATGGATGTTGGCCGTGGCCGTTGTCTTCGGTGTGGTTATTGGTAAAGAAGTGTTCGGAGGTACGGGAATGAATATTTTGAATCCCGCCTTGACCATTCGTGCCTTTCTTTTCTTCGCATATCCTACGTGGATGAGTGGCGATAAGGTTTGGGTGCACGATGCGGTCAACTTGGCAGGAACCCCGGATGCGATTTCCGGTGAGACCGTACTAGGCTATTTGGCGCAGAACAATACGGCCGACATGGCCGCTAAATACGATGTGGCGGATATGTTCTTTGGCTTTATTCCCGGCTCGGTGGGTGAAACTTCGGCTTTCCTGATTTTGTTGGGCGGATTATTCTTGATTTTCAGTAAAATAGCCAGTTGGCGCATCATGGTCAGCGCAGTATTGGGCTCCTTGGTCATGGGCTTCTTTTTCAACCAAGTGGTCGAATGGGGATGGATTGGCGAAACAAGCAAGTTCTATGGCTTGATGAGTTTTGAATTTTGGAAACATTTGATTGTCGGTGGCTTGGCCTTCGGTATCGTTTATATGGCGACCGATCCAGTAACCGGCGCACAGACTACAAGGGGAAAATGGATATACGGGTTTTTGATCGGATTTATATCCGTTATGATCAGGGTATTCAATCCGGCCTATCCAGAAGGCGTTTTCTTGGCGATATTGTTGATGAACGTTTTCGCTCCAACCATCGATCATTACGTCATCCGTGGAAACGTCAACAGAAGAATGAAAAGATTAAAGAACGCTGTGATTCACCCTAAGGATTCGGAGGGAAAAACAGCGGAATTACAACCAGAAACAGTTTAGATTATGGCAGTCGATACAGATAAAAACAGTTATACCGTTCTCTTTGCCGGTATTATGGTCCTCCTTGTAGGGTCTATTCTGGCCTTCTTGGCTTCGGGATTGCGGCCCAATATTCAAGAGAACGAACGATTTGAAAAACAGCAGAACATCCTATACGCCATGGGCGTTAACGAGAATGGGGACGATGCGGGTAGCGTTAACTTTATTCCTACGGAAGAAGTAGAGGGTGAGTTTACCAATTTTATCAAAGAGCAATTGGTTATTGATGAGAACGGCAATATCGAAAAAAACGATGATGCTTTTTTAATCGATTTGAAAAAGCAATTGGCCGCCAAGAAAAAGGGTAAACCATTTCAATTGCCTTTGTTTATCGGTGAAATGAACAATAATAAATACTATGTTATCCCGATGTATGGAAAAGGCCTCTGGGATGCAATCTGGGGTTTTGTTGCATTGGATAATACAATGACCGTTCAAGGCGTATATTTTGACCATAAGGGGGAAACTCCGGGCCTCGGTGCCAATATCAAGATGCGCTATTTTATGGATGACTTTTCGGGTGAGTCCATCATGGATGGTACCCAGTATGCCGGTATCGCTGTCGCTAAGGGTAATAACGACCCTTTGAACAATACGAAGGACGATAACGAGGTGGATGCATTGGCCGGAGCGACGATAACGGGCAATGGTGTTGCGGCGATGATCAAGGAAAGTCTCAACCTCTACAAAGACTATTTAGAAACCATAAGAGTTAAATAATGGCATTACTTACTAAAAAAGACGCAGGTCTTATACTCGATCCTTTGGCCGACAACAACCCGATAACCATCCAGGTGCTCGGCATTTGTTCGGCATTGGCGATTACAGCGGAACTGGAAGCTTCTATCGTGATGTCTATCGCGGTGGTATTCGTTTTGGGTGTCGGAAACGTCGTTATCTCGTTGATGCGAAATATTATTCCGTCAAAAATTAGGATTATCGTGCAGTTGATTGTCGTAGCGACTTTGGTAATTATTGTGGATC
Protein-coding regions in this window:
- a CDS encoding Na(+)-translocating NADH-quinone reductase subunit A; its protein translation is MSKDIRIKKGLNINLVGAAEHTLSKAVLSNVYAIDLHDFHGITPKMLVKQGAEVKAGEALFYNKNNEQMLFVSPVSGELVEINRGARRRILTLKILADKEQASLEHSKLNFKEASATEIKEYLLKGGCWPFIKQRPYDIIANPDLNPKAIFVSAYATAPLAADIDFALQGKEAELQAALTALGKLTPGKVHVSVGTKNSIMSGLEGITLHRVSGPHPAGLVGTQINKIDPINKGETVWTVSPQDLVIIGELLLTGKFNAERVVALAGSSVKAPKYYKTKIGTEIATFLYASGVSEENSRVINGDVLTGSKSRQDGYLGYYNNTVTAIPEGDDYEFFGWNKPVFNKVSNTRALTFSWLMPKKKYDLDTNTNGEHRAFVVTGQYEEVFPLDIYPMQLLKACMVKDLDEMEQLGLYEVAPEDFSLTEFICISKQPHQQIIREGLDLLLQEIG
- a CDS encoding NADH:ubiquinone reductase (Na(+)-transporting) subunit B, which translates into the protein MSDKRMTFKKRLHIIKHHYRDKKMAPAFNALHTFLYTPNETTHNGSHVRAADDLKRTMNTVIMALIPILLFSMFNAGYQHFSAINGFPENFSVMEHFLTWDNFWIGIIKVLPLVVVSYGVGLLIEFIFAVIKGHEVEEGYLVTGMLVPLIVPVDTPLWMLAVAVVFGVVIGKEVFGGTGMNILNPALTIRAFLFFAYPTWMSGDKVWVHDAVNLAGTPDAISGETVLGYLAQNNTADMAAKYDVADMFFGFIPGSVGETSAFLILLGGLFLIFSKIASWRIMVSAVLGSLVMGFFFNQVVEWGWIGETSKFYGLMSFEFWKHLIVGGLAFGIVYMATDPVTGAQTTRGKWIYGFLIGFISVMIRVFNPAYPEGVFLAILLMNVFAPTIDHYVIRGNVNRRMKRLKNAVIHPKDSEGKTAELQPETV
- a CDS encoding Na(+)-translocating NADH-quinone reductase subunit C, producing MAVDTDKNSYTVLFAGIMVLLVGSILAFLASGLRPNIQENERFEKQQNILYAMGVNENGDDAGSVNFIPTEEVEGEFTNFIKEQLVIDENGNIEKNDDAFLIDLKKQLAAKKKGKPFQLPLFIGEMNNNKYYVIPMYGKGLWDAIWGFVALDNTMTVQGVYFDHKGETPGLGANIKMRYFMDDFSGESIMDGTQYAGIAVAKGNNDPLNNTKDDNEVDALAGATITGNGVAAMIKESLNLYKDYLETIRVK